The following are encoded in a window of Oncorhynchus keta strain PuntledgeMale-10-30-2019 chromosome 10, Oket_V2, whole genome shotgun sequence genomic DNA:
- the slc26a11 gene encoding sodium-independent sulfate anion transporter isoform X36, producing the protein MMEPLVDRPGPQIGRSSLGERMASCCSYRTLQAWLPILTWLPKYRLSWLQMDLIAGLTVGLTTVPQALAYAEVAGLPVQYGLYSAFMGGFIYTFLGTSKDVTLGPTAIMSLLCASYVGGDPVRAVLLSLICGTIQTAMALLRLGFLLDFISFPVIKGFTCAAAVTIGFGQVKNVLGLKDIPHEFFLQVYYTFYRIPETRIGDVVLGLLCLGLLVTLQWMKSTLEPPSEQEALLTRAAHSLVWGIATVRNALVVVAATFLAFSWNAFGSPVFTITGKTSQGLPPFRAPPLSETTPNGTSISFGEIIEDFGGGLAVIPFMGVLESIAIAKAFASQNDYRINANQELFAIGLTNIMGSFVSAYPVTGSFGRTAVNSQTGVCTPAGGIVTGVVVLLSLAFLMPAFYYIPKASLAAVIICAVAPLVDYRVVMQFWRIRKLDLVPFLITFLLSFWEVQYGIVGGVVVSGLMLLYNVARPSIKVCDHGVLVMELDSGLSFPSTEYLNTVLYTQALQASPPRSVVLDCHHVNTVDYTVVNELRDLLRQFKLRGVGLIFSGLQVLTDWVCSGLQVLTDWVCSGLQVLTDWVCSGLQVLTDWVCSGLQVLTDWVCSGLQVLTDWVCSGLQVLTDWVCSGLQVLTDWVCSGLQVLTDWVCSGLQVLTDWVCSGLQVLTDWVCSGLQVLTDWVCSDLQVLTDWVCSGLQVLTDWVCSDLQVLTDWVCSGLQVLTDWVCSGLQVLTDWVCSGLQVLTDWVCSDLQVLTDWVCSDLQVLTDWVCSDLQVLTDWVCSGLQVLTDWVCSDLQVLTDWVCSGLQVLTDWVCSGLQVLTDWVCSGLQVLTDWVCSGLQVLTDWVCSGLQVLTDWVCSDLQVLTDWVCSGLQVLTDWVCSGLQVLTDWVCSDLQVLTDWVCSDLQVLTDWVCSGLQVLTD; encoded by the exons GTACAGGCTGAGCTGGCTCCAGATGGACCTGATAGCAGGTCTCACCGTGGGTCTAACCACCGTACCACAGGCCCTGGCTTATGCTGAGGTGGCTGGCCTACCTGTACAG TACGGCTTGTACTCAGCCTTCATGGGTGGGTTCATCTATACGTTTCTGGGAACCTCCAAGGATGTAACCCTGGGTCCTACTGCCATCATGTCCCTGCTGTGTGCCTCCTACGTGGGGGGAGATCCGGTCCGAGCCGTCCTCCTCAGCTTGATCTGTGGAACCATACAGACCGCCATGGCTCTACTACGTTTGG GGTTTCTTCTGGACTTCATCTCATTTCCGGTGATCAAAGGCTTCACCTGTGCTGCCGCGGTAACCATAGGCTTCGGTCAAGtcaag AATGTGCTGGGACTGAAGGACATACCTCATGAGTTCTTCCTGCAGGTCTACTACACCTTCTACAGGATACCTGAGAccag gataggAGACGTGGTTCTAGGTCTGCTGTGTCTGGGTCTGCTGGTGACGTTGCAGTGGATGAAGAGTACCCTGGAACCCCCGTCAGAACAGGAGGCCCTCCTCACCAGGGCAGCTCACAGTCTGGTCTGGGGCATCGCTACCG TGCGTAATGCGTTGGTCGTAGTGGCGGCGACCTTCCTGGCGTTCTCATGGAACGCGTTTGGCTCACCGGTCTTCACCATTACCGGGAAAACATCCCAGGGCCTGCCGCCGTTCAGAGCCCCTCCCCTCTCCGAGACCACGCCCAACGGTACCAGCATCAGCTTCGGAGAGATCATAGAG GATTTTGGAGGAGGGCTGGCTGTCATCCCCTTCATGGGAGTACTGGAGAGCATTGCCATCGCTAAAGCCTTCg CCAGTCAGAATGACTATAGGATCAATGCCAACCAGGAACTGTTTGCTATTGGTCTAACCAACATTATGGGATCCTTCGTCTCAGCCTATCCGGTCACAGGAAGCTTCGGAAG GACTGCAGTGAACTCCCAGACAGGGGTGTGTACACCAGCCGGAGGCATAGTCACTG GTGTGGTAGTGCTGTTGTCCCTGGCCTTCCTGATGCCAGCATTCTACTACATCCCTAAAGCCTCTCTGGCAGCAGTCATCATCTGTGCTGTGGCTCCCCTGGTCGACTACCGTGTCGTCATGCAGTTCTGGAGGATACGCA AGCTTGATCTGGTGCCGTTCCTGATCACCTTCCTGTTGAGTTTCTGGGAGGTGCAGTACGGCATTGTGGGAGGTGTAGTTGTTTCTGGACTCATGCTGCTCTACAATGTAGCCAGGCCCAGCATAAAg gtgtgTGATCATGGTGTTTTGGTGATGGAGTTAGATAGTGGACTCAGTTTCCCCTCCACAGAGTACCTCAACACTGTCCTATACACTCAGGCACTgcagg cctctcctcctagGTCAGTGGTCCTGGACTGTCATCATGTCAATACTGTAGACTATACAGTTGTCAACGAGCTCAGGGACCTGCTACGACAGTTCAAACTACGAGGGGTCGGACTCATCTTCTCTGGCCTgcaggtactgactgactgggtgtgttctggcctgcaggtactgactgactgggtgtgttctggcctgcaggtactgactgactgggtgtgttctggcctgcaggtactgactgactgggtgtgttctggcctgcaggtactgactgactgggtgtgttctggcctgcaggtactgactgactgggtgtgttctggcctgcaggtactgactgactgggtgtgttctggcctgcaggtactgactgactgggtgtgttctggcctgcaggtactgactgactgggtgtgttctggcctgcaggtactgactgactgggtgtgttctggcctgcaggtactgactgactgggtgtgttctggcctgcaggtactgactgactgggtgtgttctgaCCTGCAG gtactgactgactgggtgtgttctggcctgcaggtactgactgactgggtgtgttctgacctgcag gtactgactgactgggtgtgttctggcctgcaggtactgactgactgggtgtgttctggcctgcaggtactgactgactgggtgtgttctggcctgcaggtactgactgactgggtgtgttctgacctgcaggtactgactgactgggtgtgttctgacctgcaggtactgactgactgggtgtgttctgacctgcaggtactgactgactgggtgtgttctggcctgcaggtactgactgactgggtgtgttctgaCCTGCAG gtactgactgactgggtgtgttctggcctgcaggtactgactgactgggtgtgttctggcctgcaggtactgactgactgggtgtgttctggcctgcaggtactgactgactgggtgtgttctggcctgcaggtactgactgactgggtgtgttctggcctgcaggtactgactgactgggtgtgttctgacctgcaggtactgactgactgggtgtgttctggcctgcaggtactgactgactgggtgtgttctggcctgcaggtactgactgactgggtgtgttctgacctgcag gtactgactgactgggtgtgttctgacctgcag gtactgactgactgggtgtgttctggcctgcaggtactgactgactga
- the slc26a11 gene encoding sodium-independent sulfate anion transporter isoform X28, whose amino-acid sequence MMEPLVDRPGPQIGRSSLGERMASCCSYRTLQAWLPILTWLPKYRLSWLQMDLIAGLTVGLTTVPQALAYAEVAGLPVQYGLYSAFMGGFIYTFLGTSKDVTLGPTAIMSLLCASYVGGDPVRAVLLSLICGTIQTAMALLRLGFLLDFISFPVIKGFTCAAAVTIGFGQVKNVLGLKDIPHEFFLQVYYTFYRIPETRIGDVVLGLLCLGLLVTLQWMKSTLEPPSEQEALLTRAAHSLVWGIATVRNALVVVAATFLAFSWNAFGSPVFTITGKTSQGLPPFRAPPLSETTPNGTSISFGEIIEDFGGGLAVIPFMGVLESIAIAKAFASQNDYRINANQELFAIGLTNIMGSFVSAYPVTGSFGRTAVNSQTGVCTPAGGIVTGVVVLLSLAFLMPAFYYIPKASLAAVIICAVAPLVDYRVVMQFWRIRKLDLVPFLITFLLSFWEVQYGIVGGVVVSGLMLLYNVARPSIKVCDHGVLVMELDSGLSFPSTEYLNTVLYTQALQASPPRSVVLDCHHVNTVDYTVVNELRDLLRQFKLRGVGLIFSGLQVLTDWVCSGLQVLTDWVCSGLQVLTDWVCSGLQVLTDWVCSGLQVLTDWVCSGLQVLTDWVCSGLQVLTDWVCSGLQVLTDWVCSGLQVLTDWVCSGLQVLTDWVCSGLQVLTDWVCSGLQVLTDWVCSDLQVLTDWVCSGLQVLTDWVCSDLQVLTDWVCSGLQVLTDWVCSGLQVLTDWVCSGLQVLTDWVCSDLQVLTDWVCSDLQVLTDWVCSDLQVLTDWVCSGLQVLTDWVCSDLQVLTDWVCSGLQVLTDWVCSDLQVLTDWVCSGLQVLTDWVCSDLQVLTDWVCSGLQVLTDWVCSGLQVLTDWVCSDLQVLTDWVCSDLQVLTDWVCSGLQVLTDWVCSGLQVLTDWVCSGLQVLTDWVCSGLQVLTDWVCSDLQVHEFTNTDEV is encoded by the exons GTACAGGCTGAGCTGGCTCCAGATGGACCTGATAGCAGGTCTCACCGTGGGTCTAACCACCGTACCACAGGCCCTGGCTTATGCTGAGGTGGCTGGCCTACCTGTACAG TACGGCTTGTACTCAGCCTTCATGGGTGGGTTCATCTATACGTTTCTGGGAACCTCCAAGGATGTAACCCTGGGTCCTACTGCCATCATGTCCCTGCTGTGTGCCTCCTACGTGGGGGGAGATCCGGTCCGAGCCGTCCTCCTCAGCTTGATCTGTGGAACCATACAGACCGCCATGGCTCTACTACGTTTGG GGTTTCTTCTGGACTTCATCTCATTTCCGGTGATCAAAGGCTTCACCTGTGCTGCCGCGGTAACCATAGGCTTCGGTCAAGtcaag AATGTGCTGGGACTGAAGGACATACCTCATGAGTTCTTCCTGCAGGTCTACTACACCTTCTACAGGATACCTGAGAccag gataggAGACGTGGTTCTAGGTCTGCTGTGTCTGGGTCTGCTGGTGACGTTGCAGTGGATGAAGAGTACCCTGGAACCCCCGTCAGAACAGGAGGCCCTCCTCACCAGGGCAGCTCACAGTCTGGTCTGGGGCATCGCTACCG TGCGTAATGCGTTGGTCGTAGTGGCGGCGACCTTCCTGGCGTTCTCATGGAACGCGTTTGGCTCACCGGTCTTCACCATTACCGGGAAAACATCCCAGGGCCTGCCGCCGTTCAGAGCCCCTCCCCTCTCCGAGACCACGCCCAACGGTACCAGCATCAGCTTCGGAGAGATCATAGAG GATTTTGGAGGAGGGCTGGCTGTCATCCCCTTCATGGGAGTACTGGAGAGCATTGCCATCGCTAAAGCCTTCg CCAGTCAGAATGACTATAGGATCAATGCCAACCAGGAACTGTTTGCTATTGGTCTAACCAACATTATGGGATCCTTCGTCTCAGCCTATCCGGTCACAGGAAGCTTCGGAAG GACTGCAGTGAACTCCCAGACAGGGGTGTGTACACCAGCCGGAGGCATAGTCACTG GTGTGGTAGTGCTGTTGTCCCTGGCCTTCCTGATGCCAGCATTCTACTACATCCCTAAAGCCTCTCTGGCAGCAGTCATCATCTGTGCTGTGGCTCCCCTGGTCGACTACCGTGTCGTCATGCAGTTCTGGAGGATACGCA AGCTTGATCTGGTGCCGTTCCTGATCACCTTCCTGTTGAGTTTCTGGGAGGTGCAGTACGGCATTGTGGGAGGTGTAGTTGTTTCTGGACTCATGCTGCTCTACAATGTAGCCAGGCCCAGCATAAAg gtgtgTGATCATGGTGTTTTGGTGATGGAGTTAGATAGTGGACTCAGTTTCCCCTCCACAGAGTACCTCAACACTGTCCTATACACTCAGGCACTgcagg cctctcctcctagGTCAGTGGTCCTGGACTGTCATCATGTCAATACTGTAGACTATACAGTTGTCAACGAGCTCAGGGACCTGCTACGACAGTTCAAACTACGAGGGGTCGGACTCATCTTCTCTGGCCTgcaggtactgactgactgggtgtgttctggcctgcaggtactgactgactgggtgtgttctggcctgcaggtactgactgactgggtgtgttctggcctgcaggtactgactgactgggtgtgttctggcctgcaggtactgactgactgggtgtgttctggcctgcaggtactgactgactgggtgtgttctggcctgcaggtactgactgactgggtgtgttctggcctgcaggtactgactgactgggtgtgttctggcctgcaggtactgactgactgggtgtgttctggcctgcaggtactgactgactgggtgtgttctggcctgcaggtactgactgactgggtgtgttctggcctgcaggtactgactgactgggtgtgttctgaCCTGCAG gtactgactgactgggtgtgttctggcctgcaggtactgactgactgggtgtgttctgacctgcag gtactgactgactgggtgtgttctggcctgcaggtactgactgactgggtgtgttctggcctgcaggtactgactgactgggtgtgttctggcctgcaggtactgactgactgggtgtgttctgacctgcaggtactgactgactgggtgtgttctgacctgcaggtactgactgactgggtgtgttctgacctgcaggtactgactgactgggtgtgttctggcctgcaggtactgactgactgggtgtgttctgaCCTGCAG gtactgactgactgggtgtgttctggcctgcaggtactgactgactgggtgtgttctgacctgcaggtactgactgactgggtgtgttctggcctgcaggtactgactgactgggtgtgttctgacctgcaggtactgactgactgggtgtgttctggcctgcaggtactgactgactgggtgtgttctggcctgcaggtactgactgactgggtgtgttctgacctgcaggtactgactgactgggtgtgttctgacctgcaggtactgactgactgggtgtgttctggcctgcag gtactgactgactgggtgtgttctggcctgcaggtactgactgactgggtgtgttctggcctgcaggtactgactgactgggtgtgttctggcctgcag gtactgactgactgggtgtgttctgaCCTGCAGGTACATGAGTTCACCAACACTGATGAAGTATAA
- the slc26a11 gene encoding sodium-independent sulfate anion transporter isoform X24 — MMEPLVDRPGPQIGRSSLGERMASCCSYRTLQAWLPILTWLPKYRLSWLQMDLIAGLTVGLTTVPQALAYAEVAGLPVQYGLYSAFMGGFIYTFLGTSKDVTLGPTAIMSLLCASYVGGDPVRAVLLSLICGTIQTAMALLRLGFLLDFISFPVIKGFTCAAAVTIGFGQVKNVLGLKDIPHEFFLQVYYTFYRIPETRIGDVVLGLLCLGLLVTLQWMKSTLEPPSEQEALLTRAAHSLVWGIATVRNALVVVAATFLAFSWNAFGSPVFTITGKTSQGLPPFRAPPLSETTPNGTSISFGEIIEDFGGGLAVIPFMGVLESIAIAKAFASQNDYRINANQELFAIGLTNIMGSFVSAYPVTGSFGRTAVNSQTGVCTPAGGIVTGVVVLLSLAFLMPAFYYIPKASLAAVIICAVAPLVDYRVVMQFWRIRKLDLVPFLITFLLSFWEVQYGIVGGVVVSGLMLLYNVARPSIKVCDHGVLVMELDSGLSFPSTEYLNTVLYTQALQASPPRSVVLDCHHVNTVDYTVVNELRDLLRQFKLRGVGLIFSGLQVLTDWVCSGLQVLTDWVCSGLQVLTDWVCSGLQVLTDWVCSGLQVLTDWVCSGLQVLTDWVCSGLQVLTDWVCSGLQVLTDWVCSGLQVLTDWVCSGLQVLTDWVCSGLQVLTDWVCSGLQVLTDWVCSDLQVLTDWVCSGLQVLTDWVCSDLQVLTDWVCSGLQVLTDWVCSGLQVLTDWVCSGLQVLTDWVCSDLQVLTDWVCSDLQVLTDWVCSGLQVLTDWVCSGLQVLTDWVCSDLQVLTDWVCSGLQVLTDWVCSGLQVLTDWVCSDLQVLTDWVCSGLQVLTDWVCSDLQVLTDWVCSGLQVLTDWVCSGLQVLTDWVCSDLQVLTDWVCSDLQVLTDWVCSGLQVLTDWVCSGLQVLTDWVCSGLQVLTDWVCSGLQVLTDWVCSDLQVHEFTNTDEV; from the exons GTACAGGCTGAGCTGGCTCCAGATGGACCTGATAGCAGGTCTCACCGTGGGTCTAACCACCGTACCACAGGCCCTGGCTTATGCTGAGGTGGCTGGCCTACCTGTACAG TACGGCTTGTACTCAGCCTTCATGGGTGGGTTCATCTATACGTTTCTGGGAACCTCCAAGGATGTAACCCTGGGTCCTACTGCCATCATGTCCCTGCTGTGTGCCTCCTACGTGGGGGGAGATCCGGTCCGAGCCGTCCTCCTCAGCTTGATCTGTGGAACCATACAGACCGCCATGGCTCTACTACGTTTGG GGTTTCTTCTGGACTTCATCTCATTTCCGGTGATCAAAGGCTTCACCTGTGCTGCCGCGGTAACCATAGGCTTCGGTCAAGtcaag AATGTGCTGGGACTGAAGGACATACCTCATGAGTTCTTCCTGCAGGTCTACTACACCTTCTACAGGATACCTGAGAccag gataggAGACGTGGTTCTAGGTCTGCTGTGTCTGGGTCTGCTGGTGACGTTGCAGTGGATGAAGAGTACCCTGGAACCCCCGTCAGAACAGGAGGCCCTCCTCACCAGGGCAGCTCACAGTCTGGTCTGGGGCATCGCTACCG TGCGTAATGCGTTGGTCGTAGTGGCGGCGACCTTCCTGGCGTTCTCATGGAACGCGTTTGGCTCACCGGTCTTCACCATTACCGGGAAAACATCCCAGGGCCTGCCGCCGTTCAGAGCCCCTCCCCTCTCCGAGACCACGCCCAACGGTACCAGCATCAGCTTCGGAGAGATCATAGAG GATTTTGGAGGAGGGCTGGCTGTCATCCCCTTCATGGGAGTACTGGAGAGCATTGCCATCGCTAAAGCCTTCg CCAGTCAGAATGACTATAGGATCAATGCCAACCAGGAACTGTTTGCTATTGGTCTAACCAACATTATGGGATCCTTCGTCTCAGCCTATCCGGTCACAGGAAGCTTCGGAAG GACTGCAGTGAACTCCCAGACAGGGGTGTGTACACCAGCCGGAGGCATAGTCACTG GTGTGGTAGTGCTGTTGTCCCTGGCCTTCCTGATGCCAGCATTCTACTACATCCCTAAAGCCTCTCTGGCAGCAGTCATCATCTGTGCTGTGGCTCCCCTGGTCGACTACCGTGTCGTCATGCAGTTCTGGAGGATACGCA AGCTTGATCTGGTGCCGTTCCTGATCACCTTCCTGTTGAGTTTCTGGGAGGTGCAGTACGGCATTGTGGGAGGTGTAGTTGTTTCTGGACTCATGCTGCTCTACAATGTAGCCAGGCCCAGCATAAAg gtgtgTGATCATGGTGTTTTGGTGATGGAGTTAGATAGTGGACTCAGTTTCCCCTCCACAGAGTACCTCAACACTGTCCTATACACTCAGGCACTgcagg cctctcctcctagGTCAGTGGTCCTGGACTGTCATCATGTCAATACTGTAGACTATACAGTTGTCAACGAGCTCAGGGACCTGCTACGACAGTTCAAACTACGAGGGGTCGGACTCATCTTCTCTGGCCTgcaggtactgactgactgggtgtgttctggcctgcaggtactgactgactgggtgtgttctggcctgcaggtactgactgactgggtgtgttctggcctgcaggtactgactgactgggtgtgttctggcctgcaggtactgactgactgggtgtgttctggcctgcaggtactgactgactgggtgtgttctggcctgcaggtactgactgactgggtgtgttctggcctgcaggtactgactgactgggtgtgttctggcctgcaggtactgactgactgggtgtgttctggcctgcaggtactgactgactgggtgtgttctggcctgcaggtactgactgactgggtgtgttctggcctgcaggtactgactgactgggtgtgttctgaCCTGCAG gtactgactgactgggtgtgttctggcctgcaggtactgactgactgggtgtgttctgacctgcag gtactgactgactgggtgtgttctggcctgcaggtactgactgactgggtgtgttctggcctgcaggtactgactgactgggtgtgttctggcctgcaggtactgactgactgggtgtgttctgacctgcaggtactgactgactgggtgtgttctgacctgcag gtactgactgactgggtgtgttctggcctgcaggtactgactgactgggtgtgttctggcctgcaggtactgactgactgggtgtgttctgacctgcaggtactgactgactgggtgtgttctggcctgcaggtactgactgactgggtgtgttctggcctgcaggtactgactgactgggtgtgttctgacctgcaggtactgactgactgggtgtgttctggcctgcaggtactgactgactgggtgtgttctgacctgcaggtactgactgactgggtgtgttctggcctgcaggtactgactgactgggtgtgttctggcctgcaggtactgactgactgggtgtgttctgacctgcaggtactgactgactgggtgtgttctgacctgcaggtactgactgactgggtgtgttctggcctgcag gtactgactgactgggtgtgttctggcctgcaggtactgactgactgggtgtgttctggcctgcaggtactgactgactgggtgtgttctggcctgcag gtactgactgactgggtgtgttctgaCCTGCAGGTACATGAGTTCACCAACACTGATGAAGTATAA
- the slc26a11 gene encoding sodium-independent sulfate anion transporter isoform X30: MMEPLVDRPGPQIGRSSLGERMASCCSYRTLQAWLPILTWLPKYRLSWLQMDLIAGLTVGLTTVPQALAYAEVAGLPVQYGLYSAFMGGFIYTFLGTSKDVTLGPTAIMSLLCASYVGGDPVRAVLLSLICGTIQTAMALLRLGFLLDFISFPVIKGFTCAAAVTIGFGQVKNVLGLKDIPHEFFLQVYYTFYRIPETRIGDVVLGLLCLGLLVTLQWMKSTLEPPSEQEALLTRAAHSLVWGIATVRNALVVVAATFLAFSWNAFGSPVFTITGKTSQGLPPFRAPPLSETTPNGTSISFGEIIEDFGGGLAVIPFMGVLESIAIAKAFASQNDYRINANQELFAIGLTNIMGSFVSAYPVTGSFGRTAVNSQTGVCTPAGGIVTGVVVLLSLAFLMPAFYYIPKASLAAVIICAVAPLVDYRVVMQFWRIRKLDLVPFLITFLLSFWEVQYGIVGGVVVSGLMLLYNVARPSIKVCDHGVLVMELDSGLSFPSTEYLNTVLYTQALQASPPRSVVLDCHHVNTVDYTVVNELRDLLRQFKLRGVGLIFSGLQVLTDWVCSGLQVLTDWVCSGLQVLTDWVCSGLQVLTDWVCSGLQVLTDWVCSGLQVLTDWVCSGLQVLTDWVCSGLQVLTDWVCSGLQVLTDWVCSGLQVLTDWVCSGLQVLTDWVCSGLQVLTDWVCSDLQVLTDWVCSGLQVLTDWVCSDLQVLTDWVCSGLQVLTDWVCSGLQVLTDWVCSGLQVLTDWVCSDLQVLTDWVCSDLQVLTDWVCSDLQVLTDWVCSGLQVLTDWVCSDLQVLTDWVCSGLQVLTDWVCSGLQVLTDWVCSGLQVLTDWVCSGLQVLTDWVCSGLQVLTDWVCSDLQVLTDWVCSDLQVLTDWVCSDLQVLTDWVCSGLQVLTDWVCSGLQVLTDWVCSGLQVLTDWVCSGLQVLTDWVCSDLQVHEFTNTDEV; the protein is encoded by the exons GTACAGGCTGAGCTGGCTCCAGATGGACCTGATAGCAGGTCTCACCGTGGGTCTAACCACCGTACCACAGGCCCTGGCTTATGCTGAGGTGGCTGGCCTACCTGTACAG TACGGCTTGTACTCAGCCTTCATGGGTGGGTTCATCTATACGTTTCTGGGAACCTCCAAGGATGTAACCCTGGGTCCTACTGCCATCATGTCCCTGCTGTGTGCCTCCTACGTGGGGGGAGATCCGGTCCGAGCCGTCCTCCTCAGCTTGATCTGTGGAACCATACAGACCGCCATGGCTCTACTACGTTTGG GGTTTCTTCTGGACTTCATCTCATTTCCGGTGATCAAAGGCTTCACCTGTGCTGCCGCGGTAACCATAGGCTTCGGTCAAGtcaag AATGTGCTGGGACTGAAGGACATACCTCATGAGTTCTTCCTGCAGGTCTACTACACCTTCTACAGGATACCTGAGAccag gataggAGACGTGGTTCTAGGTCTGCTGTGTCTGGGTCTGCTGGTGACGTTGCAGTGGATGAAGAGTACCCTGGAACCCCCGTCAGAACAGGAGGCCCTCCTCACCAGGGCAGCTCACAGTCTGGTCTGGGGCATCGCTACCG TGCGTAATGCGTTGGTCGTAGTGGCGGCGACCTTCCTGGCGTTCTCATGGAACGCGTTTGGCTCACCGGTCTTCACCATTACCGGGAAAACATCCCAGGGCCTGCCGCCGTTCAGAGCCCCTCCCCTCTCCGAGACCACGCCCAACGGTACCAGCATCAGCTTCGGAGAGATCATAGAG GATTTTGGAGGAGGGCTGGCTGTCATCCCCTTCATGGGAGTACTGGAGAGCATTGCCATCGCTAAAGCCTTCg CCAGTCAGAATGACTATAGGATCAATGCCAACCAGGAACTGTTTGCTATTGGTCTAACCAACATTATGGGATCCTTCGTCTCAGCCTATCCGGTCACAGGAAGCTTCGGAAG GACTGCAGTGAACTCCCAGACAGGGGTGTGTACACCAGCCGGAGGCATAGTCACTG GTGTGGTAGTGCTGTTGTCCCTGGCCTTCCTGATGCCAGCATTCTACTACATCCCTAAAGCCTCTCTGGCAGCAGTCATCATCTGTGCTGTGGCTCCCCTGGTCGACTACCGTGTCGTCATGCAGTTCTGGAGGATACGCA AGCTTGATCTGGTGCCGTTCCTGATCACCTTCCTGTTGAGTTTCTGGGAGGTGCAGTACGGCATTGTGGGAGGTGTAGTTGTTTCTGGACTCATGCTGCTCTACAATGTAGCCAGGCCCAGCATAAAg gtgtgTGATCATGGTGTTTTGGTGATGGAGTTAGATAGTGGACTCAGTTTCCCCTCCACAGAGTACCTCAACACTGTCCTATACACTCAGGCACTgcagg cctctcctcctagGTCAGTGGTCCTGGACTGTCATCATGTCAATACTGTAGACTATACAGTTGTCAACGAGCTCAGGGACCTGCTACGACAGTTCAAACTACGAGGGGTCGGACTCATCTTCTCTGGCCTgcaggtactgactgactgggtgtgttctggcctgcaggtactgactgactgggtgtgttctggcctgcaggtactgactgactgggtgtgttctggcctgcaggtactgactgactgggtgtgttctggcctgcaggtactgactgactgggtgtgttctggcctgcaggtactgactgactgggtgtgttctggcctgcaggtactgactgactgggtgtgttctggcctgcaggtactgactgactgggtgtgttctggcctgcaggtactgactgactgggtgtgttctggcctgcaggtactgactgactgggtgtgttctggcctgcaggtactgactgactgggtgtgttctggcctgcaggtactgactgactgggtgtgttctgaCCTGCAG gtactgactgactgggtgtgttctggcctgcaggtactgactgactgggtgtgttctgacctgcag gtactgactgactgggtgtgttctggcctgcaggtactgactgactgggtgtgttctggcctgcaggtactgactgactgggtgtgttctggcctgcaggtactgactgactgggtgtgttctgacctgcaggtactgactgactgggtgtgttctgacctgcaggtactgactgactgggtgtgttctgacctgcaggtactgactgactgggtgtgttctggcctgcaggtactgactgactgggtgtgttctgaCCTGCAG gtactgactgactgggtgtgttctggcctgcaggtactgactgactgggtgtgttctggcctgcaggtactgactgactgggtgtgttctggcctgcaggtactgactgactgggtgtgttctggcctgcaggtactgactgactgggtgtgttctggcctgcaggtactgactgactgggtgtgttctgacctgcag gtactgactgactgggtgtgttctgacctgcaggtactgactgactgggtgtgttctgacctgcaggtactgactgactgggtgtgttctggcctgcag gtactgactgactgggtgtgttctggcctgcaggtactgactgactgggtgtgttctggcctgcaggtactgactgactgggtgtgttctggcctgcag gtactgactgactgggtgtgttctgaCCTGCAGGTACATGAGTTCACCAACACTGATGAAGTATAA